The genomic window cagcagtctGAATGGGGGTGCCTCTGTGCCTGGACCTCCTAATCTGCCGGGGCAGACCACCATTCAGGTGCGGGTGCCGTACAGGGTGGTGGGTTTGGTGGTTGGACCCAAGGGGGCTACCATCAAACGCATCCAGCAGCAGACGCACACTTACATAGTCACGCCCAGCCGGGACAAAGAGCCAGTGTTCGAGGTGACCGGGATGCCTGAGAATGTGGACCGGGCTCGCGAGGAAATTGAAGCACACATTGCCATGCGTACTGGAGGCCTCATTGAGCTGACAGACGAGAATGACTTCCACGCCAATGGCACAGACGTGGGCTTTGACCTGCATGGCCATGCCAGCCTTTGGAGCAAGCCTAGCTCCAGCGTCACCCCGAACTCCGTACGCAAGCCTTTCTCCAACTATCGCAACGATAGTTCCAGCTCTCTCGGCAGCGCCTCCACCGACTCCTACTTTGGTAACAACAGTTCCAGATTGGCCGACTACAGCCCTCCCAGTCCTGCCCTCAGCTACACTGCCTCTAGCaatggcaacaacaacaacaacaacatcaatatCAATGTGAACAGCAATGGGAATGGATTTGTCTACAGCGGTGAGGTGATCTCACCTGATTGCACTGACCTGACCTTTGAGTCCTCGCCTGGTTTTGACCCCACACCTGCACCGCCTGGCCTGATCTGGTCTCAATATGACCGTGGTGTGACCCCCACAAATGGCACCACCTCCACTATCTTCCCTGCCAATGCTTCCACTAACGCTAACGGGATGATGGTCAATCAGAGGAGGGCAAATGGGGTGGGATGTACCAGCCAACCCAGACTGTCTCCACCCTTGCACCATGCAGGTAGTGCCACAGAGCACCCACTCGCGCGAAGGGTCCGCAGCGACCCGGGTGGTGGCACCCTGAGCTTCCCGACCTATTCCAACGGCATGGCCTCCCTGCCAGGGTCCCACCTTCCCGGGGTGCCGTCCGactcctccgcctcctcctcctcctcttcgtcctcctcATCGTCTGGGACGAGCCGCAAGGGCAGTCGAGACTGCTCGGTGTGCTTCGAGAGCGAGGTCATTGCCGCGCTGGTACCCTGTGGCCACAACCTGTTCTGCATGGAGTGTGCCAACCGCATCTGCGAGAGGAACGAGCCCAAATGCCCCGTCTGTCATGCTGCAGTTACTCAGGCTATACGTATATTTTCTTAAATGCGTGCCCCTGACTACAAtagcaacaaaacaacagaagaaacaaataaaaaaaactcctctTATGGCTTTATGAAA from Chanos chanos chromosome 2, fChaCha1.1, whole genome shotgun sequence includes these protein-coding regions:
- the mex3b gene encoding RNA-binding protein MEX3B, with product MPSSLFADMERNGSNQGDALDDQRALQIALDQLSLLGLDNDENSMYDNEPRKKSVNMTECVPVPSSEHVAEIVGRQGCKIKALRAKTNTYIKTPVRGEEPVFVVTGRREDVAMARREIISAAEHFSMIRASRNKNSSLNGGASVPGPPNLPGQTTIQVRVPYRVVGLVVGPKGATIKRIQQQTHTYIVTPSRDKEPVFEVTGMPENVDRAREEIEAHIAMRTGGLIELTDENDFHANGTDVGFDLHGHASLWSKPSSSVTPNSVRKPFSNYRNDSSSSLGSASTDSYFGNNSSRLADYSPPSPALSYTASSNGNNNNNNININVNSNGNGFVYSGEVISPDCTDLTFESSPGFDPTPAPPGLIWSQYDRGVTPTNGTTSTIFPANASTNANGMMVNQRRANGVGCTSQPRLSPPLHHAGSATEHPLARRVRSDPGGGTLSFPTYSNGMASLPGSHLPGVPSDSSASSSSSSSSSSSGTSRKGSRDCSVCFESEVIAALVPCGHNLFCMECANRICERNEPKCPVCHAAVTQAIRIFS